ATCGACGTATTCCGGGTTCCCGAGGACGACGTCCTTGAACAGCTTCAGCGAGAATTGCGTGAACTCGTACAGGTTGGCGACCATCGGCCGGATCTCGGCGAGCTCCTCGGGCTTCAGCCCCTTGGAGACGCCGCCGGGGATGCACCACACCAGGTGCGTGAACCGGCCGCCCAGGATCTGCTGGATCCGCTGGGCCTGGGCGCGCGCCTTGATCACCGCCCCGCCGATCTCCAGGCCGACCTTGGCGACGACGCCGAGGATGTTGCGCGTCGCCGGATCGGACGTCGGCCCGCAGACGAAATCGGGCGCCGCCAGCGCGTAGAAATGGGCGATGTGGCTGTGGATGTAGTGCGCGTGGTAGTACATGTCGCGGAGCTTGAGGGCAAGGGGCGCCACTTCCCCGCCGAAACAGCCGTCGACGGCCTTCGCCCCCGCCATGTGGTGGCTGGCGGGGCACACCCCGCAGATCCGGGTCACGATGCGCGGAAGCTCCTCGATCGGCCTGCCGACCACGAAGCGCTCGAAGCCGCGCAGCTCGGGGATCTGGAAGTAGCAGTCCTTCACTCCGCCGTCGTCGTTCAGGAAGATCTGGATCTTGCCGTGTCCTTCCAATCGGGTAATCGGGTCGATGCTGATCGTCTTGGCCATCAGCGGACGCTCCTCTGCAGTAACGACGCCGCCATCCCGAACCGGTAGGCGTAGCCGGTGATATCTTGGATACCTTCAAGGATCTTCTCGATTTCCGCGGGATCCTTGCTGTCGATGATCGAAGAAACGGCGCTGAGGATCTTCGCTCCCTGGTCCACTACGCCGGGAAGCGGCCCGTAGCATCCGCGGCAGGGCATGTTGCTGTTCGGGCAGCGGACGCCGCACCCCGACCGCGTCGCCGAGCCGGCGCAAAGGATCCCCTGCTCCATGAGGCACCGCTCGGGGTCCTGGAGGATCTGCCACGGGCGGTGGAACTGCTTGACCATCTTCTCTTCCTTTTTCCGCTGGCAGTCGTCGCAGAGCGCGCGGTCGGAGGCGCCGACCACGCTCCCCTTCGCGGGGAGCGGACCGCCGCTCACGATGAGCTTCAGCACCGCCTTGACCTGCTCGGGCGCCGGGGGGCATCCCGGGAGGTAGTAGTCCACGTCCACGATATCGTCCAGCTTGTAGACACGCTTGTAGAACACCGGAATCTCGAGCTCCCCTGCCTCCACCCTGGTGTGCGGCGTCGGGACCGCCGCGTTCCCTTCCTGGATCGAGGGGTTCTTCAGGTACGCCTTCTCGAAGATCTCCTCCTTGTTGAACTGGTTCGCCATGGCCGGGATCCCGCCGAGGTGGGCGCAGGAGCCGAAGGCCACCATCGTCTTGCTCTTCTTCCGCAGCAGCTTCGCGATGTGCTCGTTCTCGCTGGTGCGAATCGCCCCGTTGAAGATCGCCAGGTCGAGCTCCCCGTCCGCCATCGCCTCGATGTCCTTGTACTTGCCGTCCGCCGCGATGGGCCACATCCGGATGTCGCAGGCCGCGGCGACGTCGAGGATGAACTCGTTCGTGTCGAGCACGGCGACGTCGCAGCCTCCGCACGCCGCACCCCAGTAAAGCGCGATCTGAAGCTTCTTCTTATCCATGACTCACCTCTCGACCTTGTCGGCGTCCAGCGATATCCGGATCCTGCTCGGGCCGAGCGCGCGGACCTTGTCGGTCATCTCGTTGATGACCTCGGAGAAGCGCTGCCCCTCGCTGGCGCTGACCCATTCCAGGCGGACCCGATCTTCCTCGACCCCGAAGTCCTTGAGCATCTTCTTCAACAGCGGGAAGCGCCGCATGGTCTTGTAATTCCCCTCGGAATAGTGGCAATCGCCGGGGTGGCAGCCGCAGACGATCACGCCGTCCGCTCCCGTGGCGAGCGCCTTCAGGACGAAGGTCGGATCGATCCGGGCGGAGCACATCACGCGGATGACGCTGACGTTGGGCTGGTACTTGATCCGGCTCGTCCCCGCGAGGTCGGCGCCGGTGTAGGAGCACCAGTTGCAGAGGAACCCGACTATACGTGGCTCGAAGCCCATTCCAGCACCCCCTCGATCTGTTCAAAGATCTGCTGATCCGTGAAATGCCTCGCCTTGATCGCGCCGGACGGGCAGGCCGCGACGCAGGTTCCGCACGCCTTGCACATGACGCTGATGATGCTGCTGCGCTTCTTCACCGGGTCGTACTCGATCGCCGAATACGGGCAGAGCTCGTTGCACATCCGGCAGCCGGAGCATGCGTTCTCGTTGATCTCGGCGTACACCGGCTCGACCCAGATCTGCCCCTGGCAGATCTTCGCCAGGATCCGCGCGGCGGTCGCGCGGGCCTGGGCGACCGTCTCGGGGATGTCCTTCGGCGACTGGCACGCCCCCGCGATGAACACGCCGTCGGTCGTCGTGGCCACAGGGTCGAGCTTCGGATGGCTTTCGATGAACCACCCGTCCCGGTCGCGGCTGATGTTGACCAGGCGGGCGACCTTCCCGGAGTCGGGGCGCGGCTCCATGCCGACCATCAGCACGATCAGGTCGGACGGGATCTCGACCTCCTCCCCGGAGAGCAGCTCCTTCACCACCATCAGCAGCTCGCAGCCGTCGTCCTTCGACGCGACGCGGACCTTGCCGCGCTGCCACTTGTCGTACATCATGAACACCGTGCCTTTTTCCGCGCTGCGCCGGTAGAATTCCTCGCACCCCTTTCCGAACGCGTTCATGTCCGTGTAGAGGTTGGTGATCTTCACGCCCGGAACGGCGGAGCGGATCTCGTGGCCGTACTTCAGCGCGGTCATGCAGCACACCCTCGAGCAGTAGGGGTGGGTCTCCTTGCTTCGGCTGCCGACGCAGTTGACGAGGGTCACGTATTTCGGCGCCCGGCCGTCCTTCGTGTGCACCTGCCCCTCCCGGAGCATCTTCTCCAGCTCGTAGGAGGTGATGACGTTGGGCAGGGTGCTGTAGCCGTAGCGGGACGTCTTCGACGCGTCGAATTCCTGGAAGCCGGTGCAGACGATGATGCTCCCGACGTCGAACTGGCTGCTCCCGCCGCCCTCCGTCTTCGCGACTACCTTGAAGTTCCCGATGTAGCCGGAAATCGACTCGACTTCGGACCGGAGCAGGACGGTGACCTTCGGATGCCGGGTGACCTGCGCGATGCGCTCGGCGAGCAGGTCCCGGGCGGAATCGAGGTAGGGCGAGGTCAGGTCGATCCGGGCCACGTTTCCGCCGAGGTGGTCGTCCTTCTCCACCAGGTAGACGGGCTGCCCCGCGCCGGACAGCTCGACGGCTGCGGTCAGCCCGGCGATGCCTCCCCCGATGACCAGCGTCGCCGGGTGCATCGGCACGGACTGCCGTTCGAACGGCTCGTGGCGCTGCACGCGCCGGACGGCCGCGCAGGTCAGCGCCTTCGCCTTCTCGGTGGCCTGCTCCTTGTTCTCGTGCACCCAGCTGCACTGCTCGCGGATGTTGGCCATCTCGAAGAAGTAGGGGTTCAGCCCCGCCTTCTCGATGGCGCCGCGAAACGTCGGCTCGTGCATCCGGGGGCTGCAGGCGGCGACGACGACCCGGTCGAGCTTCAGCTCCTGCACGTCCTTGATGATCATCTCCTGACCCGGATTGGAGCACATGTACTTGTAGGCCTTGCAGACGACCACGCCGGGCTGGGTTTTCGCGTACTCGGCCACCGCGTCGCAATCGACCATCTTCGCGATGTTCGTGCCGCAATTGCAGACGTATACGCCGACCTTGCATTCGGTTTTCATCGATTCCTCCGGCTATGCGATCATCTGCTTCTGGGGGACCAGTGCGGGTTCCTGGATCCCTTTCGCCGCATCACGCTGCGCCAAAACGTCCGCCTGGACCGCCGCCAGGTACATTGCGTACGGCCGATACGCGAGGTGCCCCCACTTGCTGAAGGGGACCTCGAGGACGAGCATCGGGACCACCCCCATCATGTGGACGATGTACATGAAGTTCGCGAGCGTCCCGTTCCCGAGGACCCGGAACGCGAAGTTCTGGAGGATGCCCGTCGTTCCGACATAGAGGAGCATGTACAGGAAGATCATGTCGGATTCGTGGGAATACTTGTAGTGGGCCTCGGTCTTCTTCCAGCGGCCGTTCATGGCATAGAGCGTCGTGCCGAGGAGACCGACGGTGGCCGCGTACCCGAAGATGTGCACCCAGTGCGTCTGCGCGGCGTGCATGTGGTGCAGGAACACCATGATCAGGACCAGCAGCGTGAGGTAGCTGAGCATCAGGATGAGATGGACGACCCACGGCGTCTTCTTTTCGCACTCGCTGTACCGCTTCTGGGTGATGAAATGCCACGGCAGCAGGATCGCGTTTTTGATGTAGGTGCCCGGGGGGACCTTCATGTCTTTCCGGCTTCCGGTCGTGAACCACCACATGCGGAGGCAGTTGACCGCCAGCAACCCGCCGAGGAAGGCGCCCATGAGCCAGTCGAACGTGTGGACGTTCAGGCCGAGCCCGAAGAAGTTTCCCTCGGTGTGCGCGGGGAGGAATGCCTTCTCGCCGCTGTAGATGCTGAAGTCGCCGCCGCCGAAGGTCAGGCCGAACCAGTAGAAGCCGATGCCGGTCAGGGCGCCGAGGGCCAGGATGGCAAGGACCTCGGCTGCCGGGGATTCGTAGAACAGCCTGGAAAGCCCGGTGATGTCGTACTTGGAGGTGAGCCACCGGCGCATGCTCATCATCGTCTCGCCGGGCTCCGCTTCCCGCGGGCACTGCTCCGAGCAGTCGCCGCAGTAGTAGCACAGCCAGGGCTCGAGGTTTCCCTTCAGCTTGTCTCCCAGCCCCATCTGGAGGTACCGCATGGACTTCCGCGGAAAGAGGAAGGGCTCTTTCGAAAGCGGGCAGGTCGCGGTGCAGTTCCCGCAGTGGAAGCACTTGGAGACGTCGTCGGCGCCGTAATGCTTCAGTTCCTCAAGCAGGTTCGGGTTCGATCGGACGGCCATTTCATGTCCTCCGTTTCACGCTTGGGCCCGGGGCCGGACGCTCGATTCGATATCGGAGAGCGTCAACCGGTTCAGGCTGTCCTGGATGCGACCGCTGAGAATGCTCTTGAGAACGCGGGCCGCGACTTCCGAGGCCTGCGCCACGGTGTCGGGGATGTCCTTCGGCCCCTGGCAGACGCCGGCGACGAAGATCCCCCCCCGCTCCGTCCCGGTCGGGTCGCCATTGTAGTTCCTTTCGGCGTACCAGCCGTCGGCGTCCCTGGCGATCCCGAGCAGTCCCGCCAGACGCTCCGAATCGGCCACCGGCTCGAGGCCCACGGAGAGGATCGCCATGTCGACGGGGATGTCGAGCACCTTCCCGCTGAGGATGTCTTCGCCCTTGACCGCCATCCGCCCGCCCTGCTCCACGATCTTGGCCGTGCGCCCGCGGACGAGGAAGACCCCCTCCTCGTGGATCCGCTCGAGGAACTCCTCGTAGTTCTTCCCGTAGGCGCGCATGTCGATGTAGAACTCGTAGCAGTTGGCCTCGGGAAGCTTCTCGCGGACGAGGTGGGCGAACTTCAGGGAGTACATGCAGCATACCCGCGAGCAGTAACGGTTGTAGTTCTGGTCGCGCGAGCCGATGCAGTGGATGATCGCCACGTCCTTCGGCTTGGGATTTTCGGGGGTGAACGCCCATTCGTCGATCTTCCTGCGCTTGTTGTGCTTCAGCGCCTTCATCACGATGTTTCCGCCGGTGGGGCCCGAGGCGTTGGTCAGCCGCTCGTACTCCAGCGCCGTGATGACGTTGGGCAACCTCCCGTACCCGTACCGCTCGATCCTCGAGGCGTCGAAGACCTGGTAGCCGGTGGCGACGACGATGTTGCCTACCGTCAGCTCGACCTCCTCGTCCTTCGCATCGAGGTGGATCGCTTCCTTGGCGCATTTCTTGACGCAAGCGCCGCACTTCTTGCCTTCGCTCTGGACCCAGAGGCACGCCTTCTCGTCGACCAGGAAGGAGTTGGGTACCGCCTGGGGGAAGGGGATGTAGATCGCCTTCCGGGTGCTGATCCCCGCGTCGAACTCGCTCGGCACGATGGTCGGGCAGACCTCGGCGCAGGCGTTGCAGGCGACGCACGCCACCTCGTCGACCCGCCGCGCGTGCTTCAATACCTTCACCCTGTACGCCCCCGGAGAGCCGCTGACTCCCACGACCTCCGCATACGTCATCAGGTCGATGTTCTTGTCCTGGCCCACCGCGACCATCTTCGGGGTGAGGATGCAGGCGGCGCAGTCCAGGGTCGGGAAGGTCTTGTCGAACATCGCCATCTTCCCGCCGATGGTGCCGCCCTTCTCCACCAGGTAGACCTTCTTCCCGGCGCCCGCGATCTCCAGGGATACCTGGATGCCGCCGACGCCGCCGCCGATCACGAGCGTGTCGGGATGGACGTCTTTGTATTTCGGGGACGCCCCCAGGCCGAAGGGGACCCCCTGGACGGCGCAGCACAGGATGGCCTTCGCGCGCTCGGTCGAGCCCGGCATGCCGGCGCCGTTCCCGAAGAACGACGCCAGGACGATGCTTTCCGCGTTTCCCCCGGCCAGCGCCATCGCACGGGTGAACACCGGCTTGAAGTAGCCGGGGGAGTCCGCCGCGATGACGATCCGGTCGAGCTTTTCTTTTCGGATTTGTTCCGCAAGGAGGATCGGATCGATCTTCCGGTCGCCGTCCACGACCTCGATCAGGACGACGCCGGAGAGTCTTTCGGCGTAATCCGCGACTGCCTGCAGGTCGACGCTGTCGGCGGCGCCGATTCCCGCCTGACAGATGTAAACTCCCGTTCTCAGCTCTTTGACCATAGCGCTCTACCTCTTTTTGGTTCCGCTCTGATCAGCGTTGATGTGTGCCCGCCCCCCGGTTCCCGATGTGATTTTCCGGAACTTGTCGACTGTATGCATTATAAAAACCCCCGCGCCCAAGTCAAGGGAATTTGTCAGGCCATCAGCCCATAAACAAAGCGGTATATTCCAAAATCTCGTTTTATGCTCATCCCTATCTGGTGAATATAAATACGATAATAAAGTAACAGTAAATATATTTAGAGCTATTTTCACTAATAAATATCAATTTCCATGAAAAATGGTACCAGCCTCTCCGGCGGGCGAACGGAGGTTTGAACAACCGGTAGGGAGGCCGCCGCAAATCCGTCCGCGCTCCCGTTTACTTCCCCCCGGGCGAAAATTATAATGGGGTCAACGGTATCGGGAAACGATAAAAACGCGGGAAAGGAGCAGCCATGGCGATCGTGACGGTTTCCAGGGAAAGCGGAAGCGGTGGAATTGACATTGCCAAGGCCGTCGCCAGGAAGCTCGATTACGACTACGTCAGCAAGGAATCGATCTATAAGGAAATCGAGGACCACGGGAAGAAATGGCTGGAATGGGTCGCGGATCTCGACGAGCACGCCCCCACGACCTGGGAGCGGTTCGACAAGTCCTACGCGGCGTATCTGGCGCTGGTGGAGCATTGCGTCTACCGGAGCGCCGCGAAGAACAATGTGGTCATCCTGGGCCGCGGCGGGAACTGGCTGCTCAAGGACGTCCCCTACGCGCTCCGCGTCCGCGTGATCGCCGCCGCCGAGGACCGGGCGAGGACGCTGAGCCAGCGGCTCGGCATCGACATGGAAACGGCGCGGAAAAAGCTGAAGTTCCGCGATCACGAACGGTTCGTCTACCTTCAGAGGGCGTATCATCGGGACTGGACCAACCCCAACGATTACGACTTGACGCTCAACACGA
This sequence is a window from Thermodesulfobacteriota bacterium. Protein-coding genes within it:
- a CDS encoding oxidoreductase, which encodes MDKKKLQIALYWGAACGGCDVAVLDTNEFILDVAAACDIRMWPIAADGKYKDIEAMADGELDLAIFNGAIRTSENEHIAKLLRKKSKTMVAFGSCAHLGGIPAMANQFNKEEIFEKAYLKNPSIQEGNAAVPTPHTRVEAGELEIPVFYKRVYKLDDIVDVDYYLPGCPPAPEQVKAVLKLIVSGGPLPAKGSVVGASDRALCDDCQRKKEEKMVKQFHRPWQILQDPERCLMEQGILCAGSATRSGCGVRCPNSNMPCRGCYGPLPGVVDQGAKILSAVSSIIDSKDPAEIEKILEGIQDITGYAYRFGMAASLLQRSVR
- a CDS encoding hydrogenase iron-sulfur subunit is translated as MGFEPRIVGFLCNWCSYTGADLAGTSRIKYQPNVSVIRVMCSARIDPTFVLKALATGADGVIVCGCHPGDCHYSEGNYKTMRRFPLLKKMLKDFGVEEDRVRLEWVSASEGQRFSEVINEMTDKVRALGPSRIRISLDADKVER
- a CDS encoding CoB--CoM heterodisulfide reductase iron-sulfur subunit A family protein; translated protein: MKTECKVGVYVCNCGTNIAKMVDCDAVAEYAKTQPGVVVCKAYKYMCSNPGQEMIIKDVQELKLDRVVVAACSPRMHEPTFRGAIEKAGLNPYFFEMANIREQCSWVHENKEQATEKAKALTCAAVRRVQRHEPFERQSVPMHPATLVIGGGIAGLTAAVELSGAGQPVYLVEKDDHLGGNVARIDLTSPYLDSARDLLAERIAQVTRHPKVTVLLRSEVESISGYIGNFKVVAKTEGGGSSQFDVGSIIVCTGFQEFDASKTSRYGYSTLPNVITSYELEKMLREGQVHTKDGRAPKYVTLVNCVGSRSKETHPYCSRVCCMTALKYGHEIRSAVPGVKITNLYTDMNAFGKGCEEFYRRSAEKGTVFMMYDKWQRGKVRVASKDDGCELLMVVKELLSGEEVEIPSDLIVLMVGMEPRPDSGKVARLVNISRDRDGWFIESHPKLDPVATTTDGVFIAGACQSPKDIPETVAQARATAARILAKICQGQIWVEPVYAEINENACSGCRMCNELCPYSAIEYDPVKKRSSIISVMCKACGTCVAACPSGAIKARHFTDQQIFEQIEGVLEWASSHV
- a CDS encoding 4Fe-4S dicluster domain-containing protein, which codes for MAVRSNPNLLEELKHYGADDVSKCFHCGNCTATCPLSKEPFLFPRKSMRYLQMGLGDKLKGNLEPWLCYYCGDCSEQCPREAEPGETMMSMRRWLTSKYDITGLSRLFYESPAAEVLAILALGALTGIGFYWFGLTFGGGDFSIYSGEKAFLPAHTEGNFFGLGLNVHTFDWLMGAFLGGLLAVNCLRMWWFTTGSRKDMKVPPGTYIKNAILLPWHFITQKRYSECEKKTPWVVHLILMLSYLTLLVLIMVFLHHMHAAQTHWVHIFGYAATVGLLGTTLYAMNGRWKKTEAHYKYSHESDMIFLYMLLYVGTTGILQNFAFRVLGNGTLANFMYIVHMMGVVPMLVLEVPFSKWGHLAYRPYAMYLAAVQADVLAQRDAAKGIQEPALVPQKQMIA
- a CDS encoding CoB--CoM heterodisulfide reductase iron-sulfur subunit A family protein, which translates into the protein MVKELRTGVYICQAGIGAADSVDLQAVADYAERLSGVVLIEVVDGDRKIDPILLAEQIRKEKLDRIVIAADSPGYFKPVFTRAMALAGGNAESIVLASFFGNGAGMPGSTERAKAILCCAVQGVPFGLGASPKYKDVHPDTLVIGGGVGGIQVSLEIAGAGKKVYLVEKGGTIGGKMAMFDKTFPTLDCAACILTPKMVAVGQDKNIDLMTYAEVVGVSGSPGAYRVKVLKHARRVDEVACVACNACAEVCPTIVPSEFDAGISTRKAIYIPFPQAVPNSFLVDEKACLWVQSEGKKCGACVKKCAKEAIHLDAKDEEVELTVGNIVVATGYQVFDASRIERYGYGRLPNVITALEYERLTNASGPTGGNIVMKALKHNKRRKIDEWAFTPENPKPKDVAIIHCIGSRDQNYNRYCSRVCCMYSLKFAHLVREKLPEANCYEFYIDMRAYGKNYEEFLERIHEEGVFLVRGRTAKIVEQGGRMAVKGEDILSGKVLDIPVDMAILSVGLEPVADSERLAGLLGIARDADGWYAERNYNGDPTGTERGGIFVAGVCQGPKDIPDTVAQASEVAARVLKSILSGRIQDSLNRLTLSDIESSVRPRAQA
- a CDS encoding cytidylate kinase-like family protein, with protein sequence MAIVTVSRESGSGGIDIAKAVARKLDYDYVSKESIYKEIEDHGKKWLEWVADLDEHAPTTWERFDKSYAAYLALVEHCVYRSAAKNNVVILGRGGNWLLKDVPYALRVRVIAAAEDRARTLSQRLGIDMETARKKLKFRDHERFVYLQRAYHRDWTNPNDYDLTLNTSHLSFDEAVDRIVSQIPARDKLVTPENEEIVRRLELASRVKADIITQFPLFIPTLDVVHDGSAIVLRGVALCEADQLKTLLETAKRSAGPTRIRSELSPRGA